Proteins encoded together in one Fibrobacter sp. UWP2 window:
- a CDS encoding HAD-IIA family hydrolase: protein MSHKPVKAVVFDLDGTLYLSGRPYPGAVETVKRVAKQVPVYYLSNNTSKSPVFYENRLKVMGLPLKGDSIISALSLSLDAIHEKGIKNVFFFANPEVYEWFAAQDPSLNLRPSVEDTELVLVAYHNSFDYRELCELSFRVQRKIPFWVTHTDFVCPDARGPVPDIGSFMALLKTAYGVEPERSFGKPNPAMLEGLLKKFEPEEILFVGDRLYTDFELAKRSGCRFVLPLCGETKRSDLEKLEVKPEYVVENVKEIDFDGFLS from the coding sequence ATGAGCCACAAACCGGTAAAGGCAGTCGTTTTTGACCTGGATGGGACGCTTTATTTGAGCGGTCGCCCGTATCCTGGTGCCGTCGAGACGGTAAAGCGGGTTGCCAAACAGGTGCCTGTTTACTACTTGAGCAACAATACCAGCAAATCCCCGGTTTTTTACGAGAATCGCCTCAAGGTCATGGGTCTTCCCTTAAAGGGGGACTCCATTATTTCGGCGTTGTCCCTATCTTTGGATGCCATCCACGAAAAGGGAATCAAGAATGTCTTCTTTTTTGCGAACCCCGAAGTGTACGAGTGGTTTGCTGCGCAAGACCCCAGCTTGAACCTGCGCCCCTCTGTAGAAGATACGGAACTGGTGCTAGTGGCTTACCACAACAGCTTTGACTACCGCGAGCTTTGCGAACTCAGTTTCCGCGTGCAGCGTAAAATCCCGTTCTGGGTGACGCACACCGACTTTGTTTGCCCCGATGCCCGCGGTCCGGTGCCCGATATCGGGAGTTTCATGGCACTTCTCAAAACGGCGTACGGCGTGGAACCCGAACGAAGCTTTGGCAAGCCGAATCCGGCGATGCTTGAGGGGCTTCTCAAAAAGTTTGAACCCGAAGAGATCTTGTTTGTGGGTGACCGGCTTTACACGGATTTTGAATTGGCGAAACGTTCTGGTTGCCGTTTTGTGTTGCCTCTTTGCGGCGAGACCAAAAGGTCCGATTTGGAAAAACTCGAGGTCAAACCCGAGTATGTTGTAGAGAACGTAAAAGAAATCGACTTTGACGGATTTTTATCATAA
- a CDS encoding 16S rRNA (uracil(1498)-N(3))-methyltransferase has translation MKTPDSRFYCPLITCGNIVLDENESSHAVRVCRAAVGDTLELCDGLGHYADATIVKADAKACEVRVDSVEDAPRPRPHVSLAIGCLKDDALEEVVFHAAQTEIESIVFLRTDYSQEPKNSDLHKQVRRSELKSLVSLKQSKKPWLTRIEGPVEFDKWLETYQGDLVLCDIDGEKDFCVDPVSGDTTPVTLLVGPEGGFSPREIELVKKHAGGKIHLLNLGSTRLRARTAAVVALGRILR, from the coding sequence ATGAAGACTCCCGATAGCCGTTTTTACTGCCCGCTCATTACCTGTGGCAACATCGTGCTCGACGAAAACGAAAGTTCCCACGCCGTACGCGTATGCCGCGCCGCCGTGGGCGACACTCTGGAGCTCTGCGACGGGCTCGGCCACTACGCCGACGCGACCATCGTGAAAGCCGACGCCAAGGCATGCGAAGTACGGGTCGACTCGGTAGAGGACGCCCCGCGCCCGCGACCGCACGTAAGCCTTGCCATCGGCTGCCTCAAGGACGACGCCCTCGAGGAGGTCGTTTTCCATGCCGCCCAAACCGAAATCGAGAGCATCGTGTTTTTGCGCACCGACTATTCGCAGGAGCCCAAGAACTCGGACCTGCACAAGCAAGTGCGCCGCTCCGAACTCAAAAGCCTGGTAAGCCTAAAGCAATCCAAAAAGCCGTGGCTCACACGCATCGAGGGCCCCGTTGAATTCGACAAGTGGCTCGAGACGTACCAGGGCGACTTGGTCCTGTGCGACATTGACGGCGAAAAGGATTTTTGCGTGGACCCTGTTTCGGGAGACACGACCCCCGTTACGCTCCTGGTGGGACCCGAGGGTGGTTTCTCGCCCCGCGAAATCGAGCTCGTAAAAAAACACGCAGGCGGAAAAATCCACCTGCTCAACTTAGGGAGCACAAGGCTTCGCGCAAGGACAGCTGCCGTTGTTGCCCTCGGCCGCATTTTACGCTAA